Part of the Brevibacillus brevis genome is shown below.
TCATCAGCCTCAAGCTGCTTCCCCCGATCGTCTTTGCCATTCCGTACTTCGCCTTGTACCAGTTTGCCGGCCTCCTGGATACGCGAACGGGCCTCATCTGGGCAGCCGTCGTCATGAACGTGCCGCTCACGCTGATGCTCATGGTCGGGTTCATCCAGGAGCTTCCGGTCGAAATCGAGGAAGCAGCCCTGATGGACGGCTGCTCGCCGGGCGGCATTCTGGCGCGCATTGTCTTTCCGCTCATCGGACCCGGTGTGGCCGCTGCCGCTATCCTCACGTTTATTTTTACGTGGAACGAATTTTTGTTCGTTCGCATCCTCAGTGACGCGCGGGCGATGACGACCACGGTCGGTTCCACGCTGTTCATCCAGGCGTACGGCATACGCTGGGGGGACATCGCCGCAGCGATTGCCTTGTCTGTATTGCCGCCGCTCGTCTTTACGTTTTTCGTCCAACGCTATCTGGTGAAAGGACTCTCGATGGGGGCTGTAAAAGGATAGCCCGGAGGTAGGCACGCTGTCCGCAGCGTGTCTTTTCTTTTGAGAGCTGCTTCCCGCGGAGCGGCAGCTGCAAGACCCCGTTATTCACTGAAAATGAGAACCGCACTGTACAGCAAGAGGAGCCCCATAACGGTATGAAAGGCTTTATGGTATTTCGCCAACCATTTTTGAAAGAGAGCGCCGAAAATCGCCCAGCTGGACGTGCTCAAGAAGCCGACGAAACCGAGGAGCAGCGAAAACAGGAAAAGGCTCGAGCGGGAATGGTAGAACGGCAGGATGAATGTGGAGACGGTCGTGATCCCGTACAAAATGACTTTCGGATTGACGAACTGCAGCAGCAAACCAGCGAAGAACGAGTTCCCTTTTTCACGCTGCTCACGGCTTTCACCCGGCTTCGCTCGCAGCAGCTTGACAGCGAGGTAGACCATATAGCATGCTCCCAAAATGCTCAGCCAAAATTTGATGGAGGGAAGATAAGCCGCCAGCAGCAATTGGAAGAAGCTGCATGCGGCTGCGATCACTGCCGTACCGATGGCCACTCCCGAAATGAATCGCAGCGTCTGCCGATAACCAAACCTCGTCGCACTTACCATGGACATCATGTTATTCGGACCAGGCGTAAACGAAGTGACGAACACGTACAGCAAAAACGGAAACCATTCCATGTATGACCAACCCCTTTGTGTGTTATGATGAATAAAATGTACGTTTTAACGTATGTGCTATATGATTATACAATTTGTACGTTATGGAGCACAAGAGGGGGATTGATCGATGGAAAACATTAGCGCTGTGTTTGCAGAGAATCTGAAGGCTTTGCGTGTAAAGAAAAAGCTCAGTCTGGATAAGGTGGCCGAATTGACCGGAGTCAGCAAAACCATGCTCGGACAGATCGAACGGGGAGAATCGAATCCGACGCTGAATACGGTCTGGAAAATCGCCAATGGCTTGAAAATATCGTTCACATCTCTCATCCATCAGCAGCAGCCCGATACCGTGGTCATCACCAGGGAAGACGTCCAGGCCATATCGGAGGATCAAGGAAGATACCGGATCTATCCCTATTTTCCTTTTGAGGAAAGCCGAAGATTCGAAATGTACACGGTAGAAATCGAGAAGGGCGGATACGTTAGCGCGGATCCGCACGGGGAGGGGACAGAGGAATTGATTACGGTGTTCGATGGAGAAGTGACGATCCGAATCGAGCACGAGGAGTTTACCATTCGTGAGGGCGAGTCGATCAAGTTCAAGGCCGACCGTGACCATGCTTATCATAATTCAGGCGATACATTGACACGTCTGAGCATGGTTATTTACTACCCGGCTTGAAAAACGAAAAAACAAGAACCAACCCATTTCCGGACAGCAGAGATGGGTTGGTTCTTTTCCGGATCATCCTATAAGACGTGGGTGAGCTCCTTCAGTGAGTGGATTTCATATGTTGGTCGTATTCCCAGCGTATTCTCCTTGCGTTGGGGATTGAACCAGCAGGTGTCAATCCCGTAATTTACACCCCCCTGGATGTCGGAGGTGAGAGAATCTCCTACGATGAGCACTTTCTCTTTATCCACAATCTGCAGCTTGGCAAACAGATAGTCGAAAATCCCGGGGGCAGGCTTCTGGAACCCGGCTTCTTCCGACGTGACCAGCAGCTCAAACGAATCGCAAAGAGGCGAACCGGCGATCCTGGACTTTTGGACCTCGGTAAATCCGTTTGTAATGATGGCCAAACGATATGCCGAAAGGGAGTTGCACAGTTCGACGGCTCCTTCGGTCAGATGGACCTCTTTGCCCAGGTTACCCAGATACTCTCGGTTGAACAATTCCGGGTCGATTTCGAGATCGTTGGCGAGGAACAGCCTGCGAAACCGTTCCACCCCCAATTCCGCAATCGAAATGCCGCCTTGCTCCAGATCCCGCCATAACCCTGCGCTGATCTCTTTGTAGGGAGGCAGGTAATCGGTCCAGTCAGTCCCCGCGCCAAACAGCTGAAACGTCTTTTGCAGCGCCTCTCTCTCGGTTTTCGCAAAATCGAAAAGGGTATCATCCACATCGAATAAAATGATCTCGTATTTCATCATGATGCCTCCATTATCTGTCTCGTTCGATTCCGTACCTCGCCAAAGCCATCGCGGCGCTCTCCAGCATCCGCTGCTGCAGAATGCTGCCTTCGACGACCTTCACGCGCTTTCCCAAAAAGCGGAGACGCGACAGGATGTATTCGCGTTCGTCTGCCAGAAAGGTCAATGTAATGCGGTACGTATCCGTTTCATCGTCGTAGTCGACGTCTTTGTCAAAGCAGGAAAACGCGTAGAGGATGCGGGACAATTCCTTGTTGTATACAGGAATGACCTCGACCTTCGCCTGTTCTTTCCGTGACTCCCACATTCTATCGATTTGGGCGAAGAGGTCCATTGCCTTTTCGGAGGACAGCGCCTCTTCCTGAACAAACCGGATATGCGTGAACCGCGTGGACTTGATGGTCTCGTTACGTAAATCATACCAGAGCAAGTACCATTCCCTTTTCGCAAGGGAGTACTGCAGCTTGAAAGGGACACCGGAGCGAAAAGGACGTATGCGCCGGTGATTGTTGGTATAGGTGATACGGATCCCTTGTCGGCGTTCGAGAATCCGTCTCAGCTTGCGCAAGAGAGGATGGTAGACTTGCTTCTCCACGCTTTTTGCCTTTTCAATAAAGCTCCCGGAGAGGTCGATGGATTCTTCCTCCGCCAGCAGTGCTCGCAATTTTTCCAGGGTGGCCGGTGTAAAGGCGTCCGCAGCTGCCGGATGGGACAGCATCGTTTTCAACCAGGCTCGCTCATGCGAGGTGAGGGTGATCGCACCCGATTCTTTCAGGCGGGAGATGACCTGGTAGTTAAAGATTTTCTCGAAAGGATTCATAATACGATTGAATCTCCTTCCATTCCGCGATGAACTCCCTCCGCAGGTAGGCAGGCTCCAAGACCTCGCAGCTGGAGCCAAAGCTGCGGAGCCACGGTTTGATTTCCGTGGTTCCGTTCACCGTGATTTCGTAGACGAACGAGCCTTCGTCTTCCTCCGTGATCATCCCCCATTGTCCCTGAAGCAATACCCGTTCCTTGATGAAATTCGACCTCGACTCGGGCGGATTGTAGAAGCGTACTCTCACCAACACCTGCCTGCCCGTGTCCACAAGCCAACTATACCGGATGCTCTCCTCAAGCTTTCGGAGCTTGCCGGAAAACTCAAGCTCGGAAACGGCGTCCGCCTCCTCAATCTGGGTGAGTCCTTCCATCCGATATTTCACGATTCCAAGCCGAGGGACGTCTCCGAGCAAATACCAACGTCCGTATTGATGGTCATAGACTACCTTGAGCGGGAGGACGAGCTCCTGTTTGCCCGCCGACTCTTTTTCAAAGAGTGGATTCGTATTTTTTGAATCATAGCTTTGACGCAGTTTGGGCGAAAAGTAACGGAACCGAATCCTTCGCCGATGACGGATGGCATGGAACAGCGAATAGAGGTGGGCTTCATCCAGGATGCGGGAGTGATAGTGATATTTGTAAACGAGATGCTCTGTAAAGCTGTTGCGCTGGATTCGCGCTCGCTTGATCTGGTCGCGCAGCAAATAGCCTTGAACGGAGGGGACTTGCGTATTCGCCATGACGTCCACGAAGTCATACAGGTCCGTGAGCTCCTCATCCGTGAGCGCATTGATCAATTCGTTGCGAATGGAATAACGGACAGGACGGCCCGCGTTGGCTCGGGCGATCGCCCCGACTTCCTCCAAATACTTGAGATCGGAGCGAATGGTTTTTTCATCGGGCAAGGGCATCTCAGCCGGCAGAGCATTGCAGCACGCTTCCAACACTTCTGCTGCGGTCATGGCCTGCTCTTGCAAGGCGGTCAGGATCGCGGACAAACGAAAGCTCTCCGATTCCTTCAGCGACTTGGCCCGGAACAGAAACAGCAGGGCAGGGTCGGATGAGTCGGAATCGGGGGATTTGACCAGCTGGGTCATGTCCGATCCAAGCGGGTCGGCAGAATCCTTGTAGATCGTATGGAACACGTCTTTTAAACGCCGGATCGTCTTGTCAAACGTATGGACCGAGATCCCCAGTCGCCGAGCAAATTGCTGCCGGTTGTAAGCGCCGCTGGTGAGAAAGAGCATGCGCAGGAACTGGATTTCCTTGTCAAAGCTTTCTTTTGCCATGTGAATATCCTCACTTTTTGCACCAGTCTTCCATGCTCATTGTACCGGGCTGGAGGAACGATTGGCAAATTTCCGCCTCGTCGTAATACTTTTGCCATGTTCTTCCGGGAGCTTTTCAGCGAAGATGAGGGTGTGAAACAAGTAGAAAGGTGTGGCCTGCATGTCCGATTACCGGCAAAAAATCATGCGCGAGCTCGGCAAGATCGAACGGGAAGAAAACGTCCGCATCCTCTATGCCTGTGAATCTGGGAGCAGAGCGTGGGGATTTCCTTCCCGGGATAGCGATTACGATGTTCGCTTTCTCTATATACGTCCGCACGAGTGGTATATGTCCATTTTCGACAAGCGGGATGTCATCGAACGCCCCATTGACGATCTTCTCGATATCAATGGCTGGGATTTGCGAAAAGCGCTGCAGCTTTTCCGCAAGTCGAATCCTCCGCTCATGGAGTGGCTGTGCTCTCCGATTGCCTACATGGAATCGTACTCGGCAGCCGAGCGATTGAGGAGCCTGGCCGAGCTTGCCTATTCGCCCAAATCCTGCCTGTATCATTATCTTCATATGGCGAAAGGAAATGAGCGGGATTACCTTAGAGGGGAAGTCGTCCGGATCAAAAAGTACTTGTATGTCCTGCGGCCGCTACTCGCATGCTCCTGGATCGAAACATACGGGAGCCTTCCGCCTGTGGAGTTTGACCGGTTGGTGGAGGCGCTCGTCCCGGATGGGAGCGAACTGAAAAGGGCCATCGGCGATTTGCTCGAACGAAAGCGGGCGGGGGAAGAATTGGACGCCGGTCCGAGAATCGAGCCCATTCACGCTTATATCGATGAGAAGCTCGCCCATTTTGACAGTGTGACTGCGTCCATCGCGCATGGACAAAAGGTCAGTGACGATCAATTGGATCGGCTGTTTCGCTCGACGCTCCAGGAAGTATGGAGCGTCTGAGCCCCAAATTGAAACGAAAAGGAGGAGTGCCTGATGGCCATCGTACAAATTCGCTCGGAGAACCCCCAGTTCTCCTTTCTGATCAAGAAAAACCCTCGCTCCGGGCTCAGCCTGCGCTCGATCCGCAAGGGAATCGCTTACGGCTGGTACGCCGATGAATCCACGTACAATGTGTACTTCAAGGATGGGGATAATGAGATTTCCTACAAACAGTTTGAGGAGGAACGGTTCGAATACTTGAACGTGTCGCGCTACCAGACGCCTTTGTTCCCGCTGAATGCGATTTCCGAGTTTTTCTCGGCTCCGCTCAAATCACGGGATGAAAAAGACGCAGAAGGATTCGAGCACTCGTTTTGGATCAACATGATCCACATCGAAGTGCCGCACTACCTGGATTTTTTCGAGAAGCACGTAAAAGGGTTTACTTTCGAGACCCGTCATCTTGCGCACAAAAGCTACACGCTGCGGGTGACGACACGGCGCAGTCTGCACGAGCTGCTGCACGTAGTCAATGTGTTGTGCCTGTTCCTCGCCATGTTTGGCAAAGAGCATCTGGATCTGTCCGAAAGCGCTCTGGACAAATATGTAAAAAGCATCCTGGCCATCGAGGCGCCCTTCTACATCCGCAGCCTGTTCGCGAGAAATTTTCTGACCTCCCGCGAACGCTATCAGACGTATAAGCAAGAGCTGGAGAAGTCGTCCGCATACGAGATCCATCTCGCTTTTGGGAGCACGGCCCAGCAGCGAAGGAGCTACATCTCGCGCGTCCTCCCTTTTGACAAGGCGATCCTGGACATCGGCTGCGGAGAGGGGTTTTACGCGATCCCGTTCGCAGCAAAGCTGGAACATTGCTATTACGCCATCGATGTCCGCGAAGAGATGATCGAAACGGTCATGCGCAAGGCAGCCCGAAAAGAAATGGACAATATCATCCCGTTTCTTTCCCTCGAGCATTTCTTGGCCGATTACAACGGGGAGAGCGTGGATGTCATCTTGACCGAGGTCATTGAGCACATGAGCATGGAAGAAGCCAAACAATTGATCCTGTTGGTATGCGAGCAGATTGACTTCGACCATTTCATCATCACGACGCCAAATGCGGACTTCAACGTGTTTTACGAAATCAGCGGGTACCGCCACGAGGATCACAAGTGGGAGATGGGACAAAGCGAGTTCCAGGGCTGGTTCCAGTCGATTGCCCAAGAAGCGGGCACTCCGTTTGCATTCATCTCGATTGGCGACGAGGTCAACGGAATCCCGACGACACAAGGCGTCATCCTCAGAAAAAAGGAGGGATTATCGTGAGAATCACGACCAATGTCCACACCATCTTTATGCTGGTCGGGCCGACAGAATGCGGCAAAACGACCTTTGCCAAGGAAGTGCTGATCCCGGGATTGCGCTTCGAGGACGAATCCAGACATCTGCGGGCAAATGTACAGTACTTGTCATCGGACGGCATCCGTCAAGAAGTGCTCGGGCATGAGTACGACAAATACGATCCCGTCATGCTGGAGGCTAGCGAGCAGGCCTTTCACCTCTTGTTTGAAAAGCTGAAAATGGCCACGTCCTTTCCCATCAATGCCGAATTCATCGTTTTGGATACGACAGGACTCGCGGAAGATTTCCGGGAAAAGGTCCGCACGATCGCCAAAGAGAACAACTACCATCTGGAGGTCATCCTGTTTGACTACCGCAATCGGGAAGATTACTACGCATCCGAGCGTTCCCGAAAGCTCATCAGCAGCCATATTCATCGCATGAAAAAGGAGGTGTTGCGCGCTGTCACGAGAGAAGGGTACACACATGTCCACCGCGTACGTGCGAAAGATTTCTTTTCACCGAAAGACGCTCAGGCAAACCCGGCCTATGAAATTGTGATCGAGAATCGCGAGGAGTACCTGTCCACCATTCTGCCTGTTCATCAGAAATATGTGGTTGTGGGCGATGTTCACGAGTGCGTGGAGGAACTGAAAGGACTGCTGCTCAGCCATGGCTTCGCATGGGATGGAAGCAGGCTCGTGGAGACCGATAAAGTCCGCGACACAAAGGTCATTCTGGCGGGCGACTGGATCGACAAAGGGAAAAACACCCGAGAAATCATTTCCTTTCTCGCAGCGAACCAGGAGCACTTCCTGTTTGTGGCAGGGAATCACGAAAACTTCGTGTACAAGTATTTGCGGGGAGAGGCAAAAGGGGTCGACCCGGATTTGTTGGAATCGTTCTTCGATTCCATCCAGGTGCTGGACGAAGACGAGGAACTGAAAGAAACATTCTATCAGCTTTTCTCCCTGGCAAAGCCGTTCTATCGGTCGATCGCACGGACAGGGCCGTCCTTTTACGTGACACACGCTCCATGCAAAAAGAAATACTTGGGCAAGCTGGATGCCAACTCCGTCCGTCACCAGCGGAATTTCAGAATCGACCGCTCCGCTTCCCTGGAACAGCAGCTCTCGTTTTTGAGGGAAGAGGCGGTCAGCAATCACCCGTTTCATATCTTCGGGCACATTTCCGCCAAACAGCCGTTTCGTATCAAGAACAAGATTCACATCGACACGGGATGTGTCTACGGTAACACCCTGACCTCTGTCGTCATTTCGCACAAGCCGCTGTACAAATCGCAGAAATCCCGCAGGATGGTCCAAGCCGAAGAGCTGAATGCCTTGTTCCAACGGGAAGAGCAGGTGTCCATTCAGGAGCTGGAGCCGGCGGAGCTGCGGAAATTGCACACCTGCATGGCAAACCAGGTGAATTTCATCTCCGGGACGATGGCGCCGGCGGACAAAGAGGAGCAGGCGATGGAGCTGGAGTCCTTGCGGGCAGGCCTGCGCTACTACGAGGACCGCGGAGTCGAGCAGGTCGTGCTGCAGCCGAAATACATGGGTTCCCGCTGCAATCTGTATGTGCACCGTGAGATCGACCGCTGCTTTGCGGTCAGTCGCAATGGGTACCGGATCAACCAGGTCGATCTGACGGAAGTCTACCGCAGGATGCTAAGCCGGTTTGGGTCGTATATGGAGGAGAATCAGATCGAGATGCTTCTCCTGGATGGGGAGCTGCTGCCGTGGCGGTCGATCGGAGAAGGCTTGATCGAGAAACAGTTCCGAGTCGTCGAAAAAGCATTGGAGAGCGAGCTGGCCTTTTTGCAGGCCAATGGTTTCGAGCAGGCGTGGGGGAAGCTCGTGGAGGAGTATGAACAAAGCGGATTCGAAAAAGACCAGTTCCATCACCCCAAAGGAGAGTTGATCGAGAAGTACGGACCCGCTCTTTACCAAAACTACAAGCATATCCGGGAACAAAAGGAAATGTACGTCCCACTGGAGCAGCATATGGAAGCCTGCCAGACGTTCAAAAAGCAGCTGGAGCTGTACGCGGGAGAGGGCGAAATCGAATACAAGCCGTTTGCTCTGTTAAAAGCGGTCTACGCAGACGGAAGCGAACAGATTCCACAGGGGAAAACGTCCGAGCTGTTTTCGTTCGTATCGGATGACGAGTGTCTTGTCGTTACTTTGTCTGAGCCAAAAGCTTATGAGCGGGCGGAGCATTACTACTCGAACGTCACGCAGGATAGACAAATGGAAGGAATCGTCATCAAACCCGAGAGACATGACAGGGCGGTCGCTCCCTTTCTCAAGGTGCGCAATCCGGATTACTTGTCGATCGTCTACGGATACGATTACCGCTTCCCGCACAAATACCGGAAGCTGATGAAGCAAAAGAGCATCACCCAGAAGCTGAAAACCTCCATGCAGGAGTACAGACTGGGAACGGAGATGCTCGCCATCCGCTTTGCGGACATTTCGCCGGCAAATGACGCGTACCGGAATGTCGCCGCTTCTCTGCTGTTTGAAGTGGCGAAGGAAAAAGAGATCGACCCTCGCCTGTAAGGGGGCAAAATAGCAGTCAAACAAAAAGCACAGCTCGCGAAAAAGCGCAGGCTGTGCTTTCTGTTTCGGTTAAAAGGATTACCCGCTGTATCTTCCGAGGCGATCGAAGAACTCCTTGAGAAAATCGTAAAACAGCTTTTCCGAAGGCGGCAGCTCCCTGTTTTTCGGGATGATGATCCCGACCGTGCGAGTGACGTTCGGCTCCTTGATCCGCAGCTTTACGGTTTCCCGAGGCACGTTGTCGGCCAGGGTCAGCTCCGGCAGCAGGGTGACGCCCAAGCCGGCGGCAACCAGGCCCTTGATCGCATCGATGTCTTCCCCTTCGAAGGCGACCTTCGGCTCGAAGCCCATCTGGGCGCACGCATTTACAGCGATGCTGCGCAGGACGAAGCCGGGCGGGAACAGCACGAACGTATCCTGCATCAGCTCGTCAATGCGAATGGCCTTTTGACCCGCGAGCGGATGTTTTGCCGGCAGCAGCGCGACGATCTCTTCCGCGAAAAAAATGTGGCTGTGCACGTTTTTCTCCTGGGTCGGCACCGGGCCCAAAAATGCGATGTCGATTTCCCCCTTGATGACAGAATCGATCAGGGCGAGGTACGCGCCTTGGCGCAATTGAAACCCGATCTCCGGATACCTTGCGCGAAACGCCGAGATGACGGCGGGAAGCGGGTTGGCGGCAAGACTGCTCGTAAATCCGACGCGGATCGTTCCGCGCTCCGGGTCGAGCATTTCGTTGATCTTCTTTTTTGCCTTTTCAATTTCCGCCAGCGAAGACTCCGCATGCTCCAGGAAGATCTTGCCGATGTTGGTCAGCTTTACATTGCGGCCTTCGCGGATGAATAGCGAGACGCCCAATTCCTTTTCCAAAATGGCGATGTGCCGACTGAGCGCGGACTGGGCGACGTGCAAAGAATGGGCTGCCTCTGTGTAATGCTCGCGTTTGGCCACTTCGATGAAGTACTGGAGCTGTCTGAAATCCATTTTGCTACCCCTTCTACACGACTCATCTCATTTTGAGATTGATTATTCACTAATTATATATTGTTCAAATAATTTACTCAATCTAAAATGAATCCTAACAGAGAGAGTGAAGGAGTGGAGTAGGATGAATATGCGAGGATTGCCTGAACGACAGGGACTTTACGACCCGATGTACGAACACGATGCCTGTGGGATTGGCTTTATCGCCAACCTGAAAAACAAGGCGAGCCACGAGATGGTCAGCAAAGGATTGCAAATTCTCTGTCATCTCGAACACCGCGGAGGTCAAGGCAGCGACCCGGAAACAGGGGACGGTGCCGGGATATTGACTGGCATCCCGCACGCCTTCTTTAAAAAGTCGTGCGAATCGCTGGGCTTCAAGCTTCCAGCCCCAGGCAAGTACGGCGTCGGCATGCTGTTTCTTCCGATGGAAGAGACTCTCCGTCAAACGTACGAAAAGCAGCTGGAGGAGATCATCGAAAAAGAAGGACAGAAGCTCCTGGGATGGAGAACTGTGCCTATAAATGAAGAAAAAATCGGAAAGACCGCAAAGGCGAGTCAGCCTTTTGTCCGCCAGGTATTCATCGGAGCGGCGGGTGCAGGTGCGAAAGACCAGCTCGGCTTCGAACGCAAGCTGTACGTCATTCGCAAGCAAATGGAACAGGCCGCGGGAGAGGGCTTTTACGCCGCTTCCATGTCCAGCCGGACGATCGTATACAAAGGCTTGGTCACCCCGGAGCAGCTGGACCAGTTTTACACCGATTTGCAGGATCCGCACTACGCGTCCACCTTTTCCGTGGTGCACTCCCGGTTCAGCACGAATACATTCCCGACCTGGGAGCG
Proteins encoded:
- a CDS encoding carbohydrate ABC transporter permease, with the protein product MKTARRMVFWLLLAAILLVFLFPLLLDFQTSLKTEGDIASFPPKWVFTPTLEHYENVFSGSGYPFGQFFLNSFVIASGTSIVTVLVCIPAAYAMVRFGVGLKKFFSFIISLKLLPPIVFAIPYFALYQFAGLLDTRTGLIWAAVVMNVPLTLMLMVGFIQELPVEIEEAALMDGCSPGGILARIVFPLIGPGVAAAAILTFIFTWNEFLFVRILSDARAMTTTVGSTLFIQAYGIRWGDIAAAIALSVLPPLVFTFFVQRYLVKGLSMGAVKG
- a CDS encoding LysE family transporter, yielding MEWFPFLLYVFVTSFTPGPNNMMSMVSATRFGYRQTLRFISGVAIGTAVIAAACSFFQLLLAAYLPSIKFWLSILGACYMVYLAVKLLRAKPGESREQREKGNSFFAGLLLQFVNPKVILYGITTVSTFILPFYHSRSSLFLFSLLLGFVGFLSTSSWAIFGALFQKWLAKYHKAFHTVMGLLLLYSAVLIFSE
- a CDS encoding XRE family transcriptional regulator is translated as MENISAVFAENLKALRVKKKLSLDKVAELTGVSKTMLGQIERGESNPTLNTVWKIANGLKISFTSLIHQQQPDTVVITREDVQAISEDQGRYRIYPYFPFEESRRFEMYTVEIEKGGYVSADPHGEGTEELITVFDGEVTIRIEHEEFTIREGESIKFKADRDHAYHNSGDTLTRLSMVIYYPA
- a CDS encoding YjjG family noncanonical pyrimidine nucleotidase gives rise to the protein MKYEIILFDVDDTLFDFAKTEREALQKTFQLFGAGTDWTDYLPPYKEISAGLWRDLEQGGISIAELGVERFRRLFLANDLEIDPELFNREYLGNLGKEVHLTEGAVELCNSLSAYRLAIITNGFTEVQKSRIAGSPLCDSFELLVTSEEAGFQKPAPGIFDYLFAKLQIVDKEKVLIVGDSLTSDIQGGVNYGIDTCWFNPQRKENTLGIRPTYEIHSLKELTHVL
- a CDS encoding WYL domain-containing protein, producing MNPFEKIFNYQVISRLKESGAITLTSHERAWLKTMLSHPAAADAFTPATLEKLRALLAEEESIDLSGSFIEKAKSVEKQVYHPLLRKLRRILERRQGIRITYTNNHRRIRPFRSGVPFKLQYSLAKREWYLLWYDLRNETIKSTRFTHIRFVQEEALSSEKAMDLFAQIDRMWESRKEQAKVEVIPVYNKELSRILYAFSCFDKDVDYDDETDTYRITLTFLADEREYILSRLRFLGKRVKVVEGSILQQRMLESAAMALARYGIERDR
- a CDS encoding WYL domain-containing protein is translated as MAKESFDKEIQFLRMLFLTSGAYNRQQFARRLGISVHTFDKTIRRLKDVFHTIYKDSADPLGSDMTQLVKSPDSDSSDPALLFLFRAKSLKESESFRLSAILTALQEQAMTAAEVLEACCNALPAEMPLPDEKTIRSDLKYLEEVGAIARANAGRPVRYSIRNELINALTDEELTDLYDFVDVMANTQVPSVQGYLLRDQIKRARIQRNSFTEHLVYKYHYHSRILDEAHLYSLFHAIRHRRRIRFRYFSPKLRQSYDSKNTNPLFEKESAGKQELVLPLKVVYDHQYGRWYLLGDVPRLGIVKYRMEGLTQIEEADAVSELEFSGKLRKLEESIRYSWLVDTGRQVLVRVRFYNPPESRSNFIKERVLLQGQWGMITEEDEGSFVYEITVNGTTEIKPWLRSFGSSCEVLEPAYLRREFIAEWKEIQSYYESFRENL
- a CDS encoding nucleotidyltransferase domain-containing protein, with amino-acid sequence MSDYRQKIMRELGKIEREENVRILYACESGSRAWGFPSRDSDYDVRFLYIRPHEWYMSIFDKRDVIERPIDDLLDINGWDLRKALQLFRKSNPPLMEWLCSPIAYMESYSAAERLRSLAELAYSPKSCLYHYLHMAKGNERDYLRGEVVRIKKYLYVLRPLLACSWIETYGSLPPVEFDRLVEALVPDGSELKRAIGDLLERKRAGEELDAGPRIEPIHAYIDEKLAHFDSVTASIAHGQKVSDDQLDRLFRSTLQEVWSV
- a CDS encoding class I SAM-dependent methyltransferase, with product MAIVQIRSENPQFSFLIKKNPRSGLSLRSIRKGIAYGWYADESTYNVYFKDGDNEISYKQFEEERFEYLNVSRYQTPLFPLNAISEFFSAPLKSRDEKDAEGFEHSFWINMIHIEVPHYLDFFEKHVKGFTFETRHLAHKSYTLRVTTRRSLHELLHVVNVLCLFLAMFGKEHLDLSESALDKYVKSILAIEAPFYIRSLFARNFLTSRERYQTYKQELEKSSAYEIHLAFGSTAQQRRSYISRVLPFDKAILDIGCGEGFYAIPFAAKLEHCYYAIDVREEMIETVMRKAARKEMDNIIPFLSLEHFLADYNGESVDVILTEVIEHMSMEEAKQLILLVCEQIDFDHFIITTPNADFNVFYEISGYRHEDHKWEMGQSEFQGWFQSIAQEAGTPFAFISIGDEVNGIPTTQGVILRKKEGLS
- a CDS encoding metallophosphoesterase, with the protein product MRITTNVHTIFMLVGPTECGKTTFAKEVLIPGLRFEDESRHLRANVQYLSSDGIRQEVLGHEYDKYDPVMLEASEQAFHLLFEKLKMATSFPINAEFIVLDTTGLAEDFREKVRTIAKENNYHLEVILFDYRNREDYYASERSRKLISSHIHRMKKEVLRAVTREGYTHVHRVRAKDFFSPKDAQANPAYEIVIENREEYLSTILPVHQKYVVVGDVHECVEELKGLLLSHGFAWDGSRLVETDKVRDTKVILAGDWIDKGKNTREIISFLAANQEHFLFVAGNHENFVYKYLRGEAKGVDPDLLESFFDSIQVLDEDEELKETFYQLFSLAKPFYRSIARTGPSFYVTHAPCKKKYLGKLDANSVRHQRNFRIDRSASLEQQLSFLREEAVSNHPFHIFGHISAKQPFRIKNKIHIDTGCVYGNTLTSVVISHKPLYKSQKSRRMVQAEELNALFQREEQVSIQELEPAELRKLHTCMANQVNFISGTMAPADKEEQAMELESLRAGLRYYEDRGVEQVVLQPKYMGSRCNLYVHREIDRCFAVSRNGYRINQVDLTEVYRRMLSRFGSYMEENQIEMLLLDGELLPWRSIGEGLIEKQFRVVEKALESELAFLQANGFEQAWGKLVEEYEQSGFEKDQFHHPKGELIEKYGPALYQNYKHIREQKEMYVPLEQHMEACQTFKKQLELYAGEGEIEYKPFALLKAVYADGSEQIPQGKTSELFSFVSDDECLVVTLSEPKAYERAEHYYSNVTQDRQMEGIVIKPERHDRAVAPFLKVRNPDYLSIVYGYDYRFPHKYRKLMKQKSITQKLKTSMQEYRLGTEMLAIRFADISPANDAYRNVAASLLFEVAKEKEIDPRL
- a CDS encoding LysR family transcriptional regulator; its protein translation is MDFRQLQYFIEVAKREHYTEAAHSLHVAQSALSRHIAILEKELGVSLFIREGRNVKLTNIGKIFLEHAESSLAEIEKAKKKINEMLDPERGTIRVGFTSSLAANPLPAVISAFRARYPEIGFQLRQGAYLALIDSVIKGEIDIAFLGPVPTQEKNVHSHIFFAEEIVALLPAKHPLAGQKAIRIDELMQDTFVLFPPGFVLRSIAVNACAQMGFEPKVAFEGEDIDAIKGLVAAGLGVTLLPELTLADNVPRETVKLRIKEPNVTRTVGIIIPKNRELPPSEKLFYDFLKEFFDRLGRYSG